CGATCCCGGCCGGCTCCTCCCCCTCCTCCCCGGGCGCGGCATCGCCGCCGGCATCCTGCGGCGTGTCGTCGCCGGCCAACAGGGCTTCTGTTTGGGCGGAATCGGGCAGGGCCTCACCCTCCGGGAGGGGGTCCAGGATCGGCTCGTCAGACATGGCATCCTCGCGTTGCTGGGCCTCGTGTGGGATCAATATGGCAAGTGGCCTCCTTCCCCCTGCCAGGGGGAAGGCCGGGATGGGGGTTCGCCTCAAGACCCTCTTTTTGGCCTCGTCGCGCGTCACCACGTTGGGTCTTGCGGCGCAAGCGCCGCGCCACCTTGCCACCTTTCGTCTCGTGAGAAGAAAGGTGGCGCCAAAGAAGCGCTCTCCAAGACACTCAGGGCCTAACTAGGCGGCCTCACGGCCACCGTCGAACAGAGGGCCCTATCACCTGATGCGAGTGCCATGGCACTTGGTTCAGCCTTCGGCTTCACCATCAAACGGTCCAAACGTCCTAGGCGAAGCGACCTCTCGCAGTCTGATTCCCTGATTTCGGCCTCGTCGCGCGTCGCGACTGACCGCCGCAGCGAAGCGAAGGCGGGAAGTATGCGCGCGCAGAGGCCGAAGAGATGGAGACCAGGAGGTGCCGATACGCGCGACCCCGCGCGTGTCACATACACCGCCGGGCAGGGTCTGCCAGCCTTTTCTTTGCCCCGCTTTCTTTTCGAGAAAAGAAAGCGGGAATCACCGCGCTTCAGCGCGGACAGGCCCGCCCCGCCGCTGCATTGCTACTTTCCCCTCCGACGCCACCGGGTCCCCCGGCGCGGCGGCCAGGCCAGGCGACCACTTGCGGAAGGCGGCGAGCCACATGGACCTTTCCCTCATCCAGCGCGCCGGCTGCGTCGGCATGGGCGGCGCCGGATTCCCCGCCCACGTCAAGCTGCAGGCCCGGGTCGACACCCTGCTCATCAACGCCGCCGAGTGCGAACCCCTGCTGCGCAAGGACAACATGGTCATGCAGCACTTCGCCGAGGGCGTGGCCCAGGGCACGCGCCTGGCGGCGGAGGCCACCGGCGCCGGGCGGGTCATCGTGGGGATCAAGGGCAAGAACAAGGCCTCGATCGAGGCCATGCGCGCCACCAGCCTGGGTCCGGCCGGCAGCGGCCTTTACGAGCTGGGCATCCTGGGGGATTTCTACCCCGCCGGCGACGAGGTGACCCTCGTCTACGAGCTGACCGGCCGCGTCGTCCCCCCCGCCGGCCTGCCCCTCGATGTGGGCGTGGTGGTGCTCAACAACGAGACGGCCCTCACCCTCCACGAGGCGGCCCAGGGCCGGCCCGTCACCCACTCCTTCCTCACCGTCTCCGGCGAGGTGCGCCGGCCCATGACCGTGCGCGCCCCGGTGGGCACGCCCTTCCGCGACCTGATCGAGGCGGCGGGCGGCACGCGGCTGAAGGACTGGGTCATCCTCGACGGCGGACCGATGATGGGCCGCATCGTGGAGGATCCGTCCACGCCGGTGGTGAAGACGACCAGCGGCGTCATCGTCCTGCCCCGCGACCATCCCTATGTGGGGCAGGAGCTGCGCAGCCGCGAGGCCAAGTACCGCATCGGAAAGTCCGTGTGCGACCAGTGCAGCCTCTGCACCCAGCTCTGCCCGCGCTACCTGCTGGGCCACCCGCTGGAGCCTCACCAGGCCATGCGCCAGCAGTTCGTGGTGGACTTCCCCGCCCACAGCCGCTGGGGCCAGATCTGCTGCGAGTGCGGCATCTGCACGCTTTTCGCCTGTCCGGAGGGTCTCTTCCCCCGCGAGGCCTGCCAGGACTCCAAGCGCAGCCTGGCCGCCCTGGGCGAGCGCTTCAACGGCCCCAAGACCGTCACGCCGCACCCCATGTACGAGCACCGGCGCCTCCCCACCAAGAAGCTGCTCGCCCGCCTGGGCCTGACGCGCTTCGAGCACGACGCGCCCTGGACGGACTGGCCCGGCTCGGCCAGCCCGCTGCGCCTGCTCATGCGCCAGCACATCGGCGTCCCGGCCGAAACCCTCGTGCGCGAGGGCGACACGGTGGCCGCCGGCCAGCTGGTGGCGGCGCCGCCCGAAGGCAAGTTGGGCGCCCCCGTCCACACGCCCCGCGCCGGCCGCGTGGCCAGCGTCACCCAAGCGGAGATCGTCGTCCAATGATGCGCAACCAGCCCAGCCAGTTCACGCCGGAGCGCCCCACCAGCGCCGTGGGCATCATCGAGTTCAGCAGCATCGCGCGCGGCATCGAGGCGGCCGATCACATGCTGAAGACGGCGGAGATCCGCCTGCTTGTGTCACGGACCATCTGCCCGGGCAAGCACATGAGCCTGATCGCCGGCGACACGGCGGCGGTGCGCAGCGCCATCGACGCCGCCGAGGTGCTGGGCGAGCGGGAGGTGGTGGACACCTTCGTCATTCCCAACCTCCATCCCGACGTCATCCCGGCGGTGGAGGGCACCGTCATGTACGGCGCCATGGAGGCGCTGGGCATCATCGAGAGCTTCTCGGTGGCCAGCCTGATCGAGGCCGCCGACCAGGCCGCCAAGACAGCCCAGGTCAAGCTGCTGGAGATCCGTCTGGCCATGGCCATCGGCGGCAAGGCCTTCGTCACGCTGACTGGGGAGGTGGCGGCGGTGCGCGCCGCGGTGGAGGCGGGCGCGGCCAAAGTGAGCGCCAAGGGCCTGCTCGTGAACAAGGTGGTGATCGCCAATCCGCGGCCGGAAGTGATGCGCGACCTGATTTGATCCATGCCCGGTTTGATTCGCCAATCCGCCCACGGAGGTGATGCGGGACCTGATCTGATTTATTGAGTTTTTCCCCATCCGCACCAACGGATGACCACGGTGCGACCTCGTGCAGTGAGTTGGAGTGCATCATGGCCCTCTCCCACAGCGACTTGCGGAAGGCGTTGGAGCTTCTGGACCAGTACCAAAAGGCAGTGGCCCAAGCCGGACCCGACACGGATCCCATCTTATTGGAAGCGGCCCGAGCCGGCGTGGTGCAGCATTTCGAGATCGCGTACGAATCCAGTTGGAAGCTCATCCAGCGCTGGCTGCAAGAGAACGGCAAGCGGGAACAGGCGGAAACACCCCGTTCCCGCGCGGACTTGTTCCGGGAAGCTGCCCGTTCGGGATTGATTGACAACCCCTTGCAGTGGATCGACTACGCCAAGGCGCGCAATCTCACGTCGCACACCTACGATAAGCGGGACGCCCAGGTGGCCTTCGATCTTGCCGAGCCGTTTGTGAAGGACGCCACGCGCCTGTTGGATAACCTGGCCGCCCGTCATGATTGACCTGCCCATTGAGCAGCTTGAGGAGGTGCGCCGCATCCTCAAATTTGTCGTGCCCGGGTACAAGGCCCTGGTGTTCGGGTCGCGGGTTAGCGGCAAGGCGGAGCGCTTCTCAGACTTGGATCTGGTGGTCGTGGGGCCGGAACGGCTTGACTTCCGCCTCCTGGAACGCCTGCGCAACACCTTCTCCATCAGCGACCTGCCCATCACCGTGGACGTGTCGGACTGGCACCGACTCTCCCCAGAGTTTCGCTCCCTGGTCGAGGCTCAATGCGAGGAGTTGCCGTTGGACTGAGGTGCGCGCCGCGGTGGAGGCGGGGGCGGCCAAGGTCTCGGCCAAGGGCCTGCTCGTGAACAAAGTGGTGATCGCCAATCCGCGGCCGGAAGTGATGCGCGACCTGATCTGGGATTTCTGTTGGCTGGATGTCCTTTGTTGTTGTGGATGTAGATTGCAGTGTGACACAATTCACATCGGTTACAAGCAAGCCGGCCATGGGGTGGGACCATGACACGATCGACCTGGCCTTATCCTGGCTCCCGCTGGTGGAAGATTGATCTCCATACGCACACTCCAGCCTCACTGGACACCGCCGCCTGGCAGGCCGCTGTTGGAACAACAAATGAAATCACTCCGGAGAAGTGGCTGATTCGCTGGATGTTGGCAGGGCTCGATGCTGTCGCAATCACTGATCACAACACAGGCGCTTGGATCGACCCGCTGAAGTCAGCCTACTCCGCGATGAAAGCGTCGGCCGACGCAGGATCGCCGCCCGACGGCTTCCGCGAGCTGACGCTCTTTCCCGGTGTCGAGATCAGCGTGCAGGGTGGCTGGCACCTGCTGGCGATCTTCGGTCCCGAAGCGACGACGGAGACGGTCACGCGCCTGCTGGGTCTTGTGGACTATGGCGGACAGTCCGGGGACAGCGATGGCGTGACTCGCACCGGAGCAGCGGAAGTCGTGCGTGCCGTGCACGAGGCCCGTGGGCTGGCAATTCCCGCCCATGCGGATCAGGGCAAGGGGCTTCTGCAATGCGAGCCTGGCACTCGCAGCTCACGGCTCGATCCTAACACGATCCGCGCCGTACTCGCCGAGAGTGACCTGCTGGCAATGGAGTGGGTCGATCCCGATCTACAAGCGCCGGCGTTATACGATGAGGGAGGTCATCGACACGCCCGTGTGCTGGGCAGTGACAGCCACAGCTTCCAGGGCAGCGCCGTGCCAGGCTCGCGCTTCACCTGGTTCAAGGCGGGAGCGCTCACGCTCGAAGGGCTGCGCCTTGCCCTGTTGGACGGCGATGGCGTGTCGGTTCGGCGCAGCGACGAGGAGCGCTTCGAAGCCTACCGCACACCGGGCCACTTCCTCAAGCGGCTGGAGATCCACGAGGCACGCGTGATGGGCCGTGGAGCCGCACAGGTGCTCGACTTCTCGCCCTACTGCAACGCGCTCATCGGCGGTCGCGGCACGGGCAAGTCGACAGTGGTGCATGCGCTGAGGCTGGCGCTCCATCGGGATGGCGAAGTGCTCGATGGCCTGAGCGAGGAGTCCTCGCCCCATCGCGACTTCCGGCGCTTCAAGCAGACCGCGCAGGGACGCAGTGGCGAGGGCGCGCTGCGCGATGATACCGAGATTCGGCTGGTCTACTCCCGCGATGGCCTCGATCACCGTCTGACCTACATGGCCGCCGATCACTCGGTGCGGATCGAAGACTTCGACGAAGCCACTGGCGACTGGCGCCTCGCGGGCAGTCAAGCCTTTGCCGCCGGCCGCTTTCCGGTGCGTCTGTTCTCGCAGGGGCAGATCGCCGCCATGGCCAGCGACGGCCGCCAGGCCCTGCTGACCGTGATCGACGAGGCTGAACCCAAGCTGCCCGCGCTCAAGCAGGGCTTCGAGGAGGCCAAGCGCAGCTACCTGGCCCTGCGCGCTCAGCAGCGGGAGCTGCAGGGGCGCCTGGCCGAAACGCCCGAACTCGAGCGCCGGCGGGACGAGCTGCAGCGCAAGCTGGCCGCTTTCGAACAGTCCCATCATGCCGAAGTGCTGATGGCCTTCCAGCAAGCCCAGCGCCAAGGGCGGGAGATCGAGGGTCTGCTGGAAGCCCTGAGCGATTATGCCCGGAGAATCGACGGACTCGATCAGGCACTGCTGCTGGATGACTGGCCGGAGGGCGTCTTCGATGCCACGACCGACGCGGACGCCTTGGCCTGGCGCGGCGAGGCGCAGGGTTCCCTCGACGAGACCAGACGCACGCTCCAGAGAGCGCGCGAAACGCTCCGCACCGCGATCGTAAATTTGCAACGCGACGAGCGCCTCGAAGCCTGGCGCGCCAGAGCGGGGGCCGCGGGCCAGGCCTATGAGGCCTTGAAGATGGCCTTGGCCGCTCAAGGCGTGGAAGACCCACAGGAATTCGGCCGGCTGGTGCAGGAACGCCAGCAGCTGGATGTGCAGCACAGGCAGTTCCAGGATCTAGAGC
The sequence above is drawn from the bacterium genome and encodes:
- a CDS encoding SLBB domain-containing protein, which translates into the protein MDLSLIQRAGCVGMGGAGFPAHVKLQARVDTLLINAAECEPLLRKDNMVMQHFAEGVAQGTRLAAEATGAGRVIVGIKGKNKASIEAMRATSLGPAGSGLYELGILGDFYPAGDEVTLVYELTGRVVPPAGLPLDVGVVVLNNETALTLHEAAQGRPVTHSFLTVSGEVRRPMTVRAPVGTPFRDLIEAAGGTRLKDWVILDGGPMMGRIVEDPSTPVVKTTSGVIVLPRDHPYVGQELRSREAKYRIGKSVCDQCSLCTQLCPRYLLGHPLEPHQAMRQQFVVDFPAHSRWGQICCECGICTLFACPEGLFPREACQDSKRSLAALGERFNGPKTVTPHPMYEHRRLPTKKLLARLGLTRFEHDAPWTDWPGSASPLRLLMRQHIGVPAETLVREGDTVAAGQLVAAPPEGKLGAPVHTPRAGRVASVTQAEIVVQ
- a CDS encoding BMC domain-containing protein — translated: MMRNQPSQFTPERPTSAVGIIEFSSIARGIEAADHMLKTAEIRLLVSRTICPGKHMSLIAGDTAAVRSAIDAAEVLGEREVVDTFVIPNLHPDVIPAVEGTVMYGAMEALGIIESFSVASLIEAADQAAKTAQVKLLEIRLAMAIGGKAFVTLTGEVAAVRAAVEAGAAKVSAKGLLVNKVVIANPRPEVMRDLI
- a CDS encoding HI0074 family nucleotidyltransferase substrate-binding subunit; the protein is MALSHSDLRKALELLDQYQKAVAQAGPDTDPILLEAARAGVVQHFEIAYESSWKLIQRWLQENGKREQAETPRSRADLFREAARSGLIDNPLQWIDYAKARNLTSHTYDKRDAQVAFDLAEPFVKDATRLLDNLAARHD
- a CDS encoding nucleotidyltransferase domain-containing protein — encoded protein: MIDLPIEQLEEVRRILKFVVPGYKALVFGSRVSGKAERFSDLDLVVVGPERLDFRLLERLRNTFSISDLPITVDVSDWHRLSPEFRSLVEAQCEELPLD
- a CDS encoding AAA family ATPase; translation: MTRSTWPYPGSRWWKIDLHTHTPASLDTAAWQAAVGTTNEITPEKWLIRWMLAGLDAVAITDHNTGAWIDPLKSAYSAMKASADAGSPPDGFRELTLFPGVEISVQGGWHLLAIFGPEATTETVTRLLGLVDYGGQSGDSDGVTRTGAAEVVRAVHEARGLAIPAHADQGKGLLQCEPGTRSSRLDPNTIRAVLAESDLLAMEWVDPDLQAPALYDEGGHRHARVLGSDSHSFQGSAVPGSRFTWFKAGALTLEGLRLALLDGDGVSVRRSDEERFEAYRTPGHFLKRLEIHEARVMGRGAAQVLDFSPYCNALIGGRGTGKSTVVHALRLALHRDGEVLDGLSEESSPHRDFRRFKQTAQGRSGEGALRDDTEIRLVYSRDGLDHRLTYMAADHSVRIEDFDEATGDWRLAGSQAFAAGRFPVRLFSQGQIAAMASDGRQALLTVIDEAEPKLPALKQGFEEAKRSYLALRAQQRELQGRLAETPELERRRDELQRKLAAFEQSHHAEVLMAFQQAQRQGREIEGLLEALSDYARRIDGLDQALLLDDWPEGVFDATTDADALAWRGEAQGSLDETRRTLQRARETLRTAIVNLQRDERLEAWRARAGAAGQAYEALKMALAAQGVEDPQEFGRLVQERQQLDVQHRQFQDLEQRLEDLRKKMETQWTLVLDRRAQISTQREAFLSTKLAANEFVRMEVVRFGYDERMLEKSLRDLLDASSHFASDIWNGQAGRSGAGLVSILAQGTDRDAALADIKQRLIGVDAGFGGHFHNHLQKKLSSQPEFADRIQCWFPEDDLKIEYSRGGGAGFSPIGQGSAGQRAAALLAFLLSFGVEPLILDQPEDDLDNQMIYDLVVRQIRENKLRRQLLTVTHNPNIVVNGDAELVLAFEYSRGQCLVRRDHSGSLQNTSVRKTVCDVMEGGHEAFARRWARLGREI